The following coding sequences are from one Phycisphaerae bacterium window:
- a CDS encoding DUF502 domain-containing protein produces MSGKEDRTDQRNELPRSQDPRRPWPMIRTLLRTRIVAGLLTLIPIWVTWVVVKFVFDNLRSAMDPLAGRVAKALLEHNKALLPQTVNDYQEWVVPAVTVLLTLFLLYLLGLFSANVFGARFLLWLDGIFGKVPLVKTIYRSTKQIVLTVGGGQSSYFQRVVLVEYPRPGMKCIGFLTSVVDDADTGRKIAAIFIASTPTCSTGYTQLVPLEEVSETDWTVEEAVKAVMSGGLVLPENVRFDRVHPVKMIVPQARAAEMGGVPLQPASQVQRGA; encoded by the coding sequence GTGTCCGGCAAAGAAGACAGAACCGATCAGCGGAACGAACTTCCCCGGTCGCAGGATCCGCGTCGACCGTGGCCGATGATCCGTACGCTCCTGCGGACGCGCATCGTGGCCGGTCTCCTGACGTTGATCCCCATCTGGGTAACGTGGGTTGTTGTGAAATTCGTTTTCGACAACCTGCGCTCCGCGATGGATCCGCTGGCCGGCCGGGTGGCCAAGGCGCTGCTGGAACACAATAAGGCGCTGCTGCCGCAGACGGTCAACGACTACCAGGAATGGGTCGTCCCGGCGGTGACCGTTTTGCTGACGCTGTTCCTGCTGTATCTCCTGGGTTTGTTCTCGGCGAACGTGTTTGGGGCACGGTTCCTGCTGTGGTTGGACGGCATTTTCGGCAAAGTGCCCTTGGTCAAAACCATCTACCGCTCGACCAAGCAGATCGTGCTGACGGTCGGTGGGGGCCAGTCGAGTTACTTCCAGCGGGTCGTCCTGGTCGAGTACCCGCGGCCGGGCATGAAGTGCATCGGCTTTCTCACGTCGGTGGTGGACGATGCGGACACCGGCCGCAAGATCGCCGCAATCTTCATCGCCAGCACACCGACGTGTTCCACCGGCTACACGCAGCTTGTGCCGCTGGAGGAAGTGTCGGAGACCGACTGGACGGTGGAGGAGGCGGTCAAGGCGGTGATGTCCGGCGGCCTGGTGCTGCCCGAGAACGTCCGTTTCGACCGTGTTCATCCGGTCAAGATGATCGTTCCCCAAGCCAGGGCCGCGGAGATGGGGGGAGTTCCCCTTCAGCCGGCGTCCCAGGTGCAACGAGGCGCATGA
- a CDS encoding Uma2 family endonuclease, with translation MLTLDAKHIRELREDLQHLAPPYQLRKYEATIEDYEEPAHEDLRCEYLDEVQIVHSPASVQHEERLIFLATLLNTVVAGRRLGRMYASNAVMQLGERRFCPDLSYLAAEHTDRIRGTRVVGPTDLVVEMAFTDTREYDLGEKHAACHQGRIPKIWFINADHKQVQVNVLEGEVHLTNTFTNGRFDGRILPGISIEVNWFWTEPLPNPLECLKTATK, from the coding sequence ATGCTGACACTTGATGCCAAGCACATCCGTGAGCTGCGAGAAGACCTCCAGCATCTTGCTCCGCCCTATCAGCTGCGCAAATACGAGGCGACAATCGAGGACTACGAAGAGCCGGCCCACGAAGACCTGCGATGTGAGTACCTTGATGAAGTACAGATTGTGCATTCACCGGCATCGGTTCAACACGAAGAAAGGCTCATATTCCTGGCCACGCTGCTGAACACGGTCGTTGCCGGACGCCGGCTCGGTAGGATGTACGCCTCCAATGCGGTCATGCAGCTTGGCGAGCGGCGGTTTTGCCCGGACTTGTCCTATCTGGCGGCCGAGCACACGGATCGCATCCGCGGGACGCGGGTCGTCGGGCCGACGGACCTGGTCGTCGAGATGGCATTTACAGATACGCGGGAGTACGACTTGGGCGAGAAGCACGCCGCCTGTCATCAGGGCCGGATCCCGAAGATCTGGTTCATCAACGCGGACCACAAGCAGGTTCAGGTGAACGTGCTCGAAGGCGAAGTCCACCTGACCAACACGTTCACCAACGGACGGTTCGACGGTCGCATCTTGCCGGGCATTTCGATCGAGGTAAACTGGTTCTGGACGGAGCCGCTCCCAAATCCGTTGGAGTGTCTCAAGACCGCGACCAAGTGA
- the cyaB gene encoding class IV adenylate cyclase — MPVEVEAKIKVDSHEAVLERLSSLRAMRICRVLETNHIFDNRDRTLLSSGRGLRVRICRAEDGNDPPATLTYKGPRIQGPLKTREEIEIATDDGEACKELIQALGFVEVLCFEKRRETWRLGDCTIELDEIPYLGRYIEIEGPDEAAVVQAQRALGFGECRTVRQSYVSLLVEHCRRNGLAIDRIAFAS; from the coding sequence ATGCCTGTCGAGGTGGAAGCCAAGATCAAAGTGGATTCGCACGAAGCCGTGTTGGAAAGGCTCTCATCGTTGCGAGCCATGCGAATCTGCCGGGTGTTGGAGACCAATCATATCTTCGACAACCGGGATCGTACGCTGTTGTCGAGCGGACGCGGCCTGCGGGTTCGAATCTGCCGGGCCGAGGACGGCAATGACCCGCCTGCTACGCTGACCTACAAGGGACCTCGTATCCAGGGGCCCCTCAAGACCCGCGAGGAAATCGAGATCGCAACGGACGACGGCGAGGCCTGTAAGGAACTCATCCAGGCCCTGGGGTTCGTCGAGGTGTTGTGCTTCGAAAAACGGCGGGAAACCTGGCGACTGGGCGACTGCACGATCGAACTCGATGAGATTCCCTACCTGGGCCGCTATATCGAGATCGAGGGACCTGATGAGGCTGCCGTCGTGCAGGCCCAGCGGGCTCTGGGCTTCGGCGAGTGCCGGACCGTCCGCCAGAGCTATGTCTCGCTCCTGGTTGAGCATTGCCGCAGGAACGGTTTGGCGATCGACCGCATTGCCTTTGCCTCCTGA
- a CDS encoding aminoacyl-tRNA deacylase — protein sequence MSDTNAVKWLRSQGVPFEVLEYTFTEVGADRAAEAVGRPLESCCKTLIVKAVGKAFWVAIVPGDQRFDTRKMAGAIGAAEAELAEHDEAEKITGYRVGGISPFAMRRQLPVVIEESLLALDRIIVNGGRRGVLVEMATEDVVRLLNARPADICA from the coding sequence ATGTCCGATACTAATGCGGTCAAGTGGCTCCGATCCCAGGGCGTACCATTCGAGGTGCTCGAATACACCTTCACCGAGGTGGGAGCCGACCGTGCGGCCGAGGCCGTCGGCCGTCCGCTCGAATCGTGCTGCAAGACACTGATCGTCAAGGCTGTGGGCAAGGCCTTCTGGGTGGCCATCGTGCCCGGCGATCAGCGATTCGACACTCGAAAGATGGCCGGAGCCATCGGTGCGGCCGAGGCGGAACTGGCCGAGCATGACGAGGCCGAGAAAATCACCGGTTACCGCGTCGGTGGAATCTCGCCGTTCGCTATGCGGCGCCAGTTGCCCGTGGTCATCGAGGAATCATTGTTGGCCCTCGACAGAATCATCGTTAATGGCGGCCGTCGCGGCGTGCTCGTGGAGATGGCCACCGAAGACGTCGTGCGCCTCCTCAACGCCAGGCCCGCCGACATCTGCGCGTAA
- a CDS encoding glycoside hydrolase family 127 protein translates to MESRITFVAAAAVFMASMAVAGEMGIAKMKAVAPTQVKLTDSFWAPRLEINRTVTLPHNIKMCEETGRISNFDKAAGKMQGKYEGAYFNDSDVYKVLEGAAYILAAHPDKEMDARVVDIIARIAAAQQPDGYLNAYYTVMEPDKRWTDLPKMHELYCAGHLTEAAVAWADATGRTDFLDVARRFIHHIEGIFGFDKRHGVPGHEEIELALVKLYRKTGEERYLKLAEYFLAARGTKPEKGAEYRQDHIPIKQQKEIVGHAVRAMYLYSGVTDVAAITGDKEYLQTLDTIWHDVVTRKMYITGGVGARHEGEAFGGAYELPNDSAYAETCAGIGLAFWAHRMLMLHGESRFADVLERELYNAFPSSVSLKGDAFFYVNPLSSKGEHHRQPWYGCACCPTNIVRVMPQVPGYAYSQSDDGVWVNLYMAGEGTVALKSGEVKLAVDTKYPWEGKVKIKVTPREPAEFAINLRVPDWCEQVTVSLNGTAIPNPTMDKGYAVIRRQWKAGDAIEMDMAMPVRRIQAHPNVAANRGRVALQRGPMVFCLEAVDNGGKVFDLVLPRDAELKTEFRPNMLGGIMTIKAQGLRCPARDWKDKLYLAAPAHAEPVELTAVPYCIWDNREAGEMTVWIPEITGLSN, encoded by the coding sequence ATGGAGTCCAGGATCACGTTTGTGGCCGCAGCAGCGGTATTCATGGCGTCGATGGCGGTTGCCGGCGAGATGGGGATTGCGAAGATGAAGGCGGTTGCGCCGACACAGGTCAAGCTGACTGATTCGTTCTGGGCGCCGCGGCTGGAGATCAACCGGACGGTCACGCTGCCGCACAATATCAAGATGTGTGAGGAAACCGGCCGGATCTCCAACTTCGACAAGGCCGCCGGCAAGATGCAAGGCAAATACGAAGGTGCCTATTTCAACGACTCAGACGTCTACAAGGTGCTTGAGGGGGCAGCCTACATACTGGCCGCTCATCCGGACAAGGAGATGGACGCCCGCGTTGTCGACATCATCGCCAGGATCGCGGCGGCCCAGCAGCCCGACGGCTATCTCAACGCCTACTACACGGTCATGGAGCCGGACAAGCGGTGGACCGATCTGCCGAAAATGCACGAGCTCTACTGTGCCGGACACCTGACCGAGGCGGCCGTGGCGTGGGCTGACGCGACCGGCAGGACCGACTTCCTGGACGTCGCCCGCAGATTCATACACCACATCGAGGGCATTTTTGGGTTTGACAAGCGGCACGGCGTGCCCGGCCATGAGGAGATCGAGCTGGCCCTTGTCAAGCTGTACCGCAAGACCGGCGAAGAGCGGTACCTCAAGCTGGCGGAGTATTTTCTTGCCGCCCGCGGCACCAAACCCGAAAAGGGCGCTGAGTACCGCCAAGACCACATCCCGATCAAGCAACAGAAGGAGATCGTCGGCCACGCGGTACGGGCGATGTATCTCTACTCGGGTGTGACCGACGTTGCGGCGATTACCGGCGACAAGGAATACCTGCAGACTCTCGACACGATATGGCACGACGTCGTGACTCGGAAAATGTACATTACCGGCGGCGTCGGAGCCCGGCACGAAGGCGAGGCCTTCGGGGGAGCCTACGAACTGCCCAACGACTCGGCATACGCCGAGACCTGCGCCGGCATCGGCCTTGCATTCTGGGCCCACCGGATGCTGATGCTGCACGGAGAGAGCCGTTTTGCCGACGTGCTCGAGCGAGAGCTGTATAACGCATTTCCGTCCTCGGTCTCGCTGAAAGGTGACGCGTTTTTCTACGTCAACCCGCTTTCGAGCAAGGGCGAGCACCACCGCCAGCCATGGTACGGCTGCGCCTGCTGCCCGACGAATATCGTCCGGGTGATGCCACAGGTGCCGGGGTATGCTTACAGCCAGTCTGACGACGGCGTCTGGGTCAACTTATACATGGCGGGTGAGGGGACCGTCGCGCTCAAGTCTGGTGAGGTCAAGCTGGCTGTTGACACGAAGTATCCGTGGGAGGGCAAAGTGAAGATCAAGGTGACGCCCAGGGAGCCGGCCGAGTTCGCGATCAATCTCCGCGTACCCGACTGGTGCGAGCAGGTTACGGTCAGTCTGAACGGAACGGCGATCCCCAACCCGACCATGGACAAGGGATATGCGGTGATCCGGCGGCAGTGGAAAGCCGGCGACGCGATCGAGATGGACATGGCGATGCCGGTCCGGCGAATCCAGGCTCATCCGAACGTGGCCGCAAACCGCGGGCGGGTAGCCCTCCAACGCGGTCCGATGGTCTTCTGTCTGGAAGCGGTCGACAACGGCGGCAAGGTGTTTGATCTGGTTCTGCCGCGAGATGCCGAACTCAAGACAGAGTTCAGGCCCAACATGCTCGGCGGCATCATGACGATCAAGGCCCAGGGCCTCAGGTGCCCGGCTCGCGACTGGAAGGACAAGCTGTATCTGGCGGCACCAGCGCATGCCGAACCGGTCGAGCTGACCGCCGTGCCCTATTGCATCTGGGACAACCGCGAAGCGGGCGAAATGACCGTATGGATTCCGGAGATCACCGGGCTGTCCAACTGA
- a CDS encoding nucleotidyltransferase family protein, with translation MAVEGLWRDGLWSQVVDHACSSGVGGAVARNMAAREVEIPRSAAIQLDSYRQHVAAAAAYGLEKTEPILACLQKAGIAFLVLKGAALNAALYDGLGLRPMMDVDLLIRPSDAQRADAALTSLGCRPGPDLVNEDFYPRFYYEREYFLPCRPEVKIDLHVRPFRPLRYAVTLPDHAMWDEPMPVRYGRLTVQIPNVENMLIHLAVHAACHGAAELKWLYDLKLWLDRYGDRLDIRRLVDKCQRWKIGWPVRVVLEHVDSLFGEGSVYLERTLSALKGCRAGWRDRLALVQSPRDAAHPLAAVAVNVLCTPGVRFKLGYLRAVLLPARSHLAQLYHGRHPGWPLVAHAVRIGRRLTRRFCRTRPASV, from the coding sequence ATGGCGGTCGAGGGGCTCTGGCGCGACGGTCTGTGGAGCCAAGTCGTAGATCACGCATGCTCGTCGGGCGTGGGGGGCGCCGTTGCCCGGAACATGGCAGCGCGAGAGGTGGAAATCCCCCGGTCGGCGGCAATCCAGCTTGATTCCTACAGGCAGCACGTAGCGGCGGCAGCAGCCTACGGCCTGGAGAAGACCGAACCGATACTCGCATGCCTGCAGAAAGCCGGGATTGCCTTTCTGGTGCTCAAGGGGGCGGCGCTGAACGCCGCGCTCTACGACGGACTCGGCCTGCGACCGATGATGGATGTCGATCTGTTGATCCGCCCATCTGACGCGCAGCGAGCCGACGCCGCACTCACAAGCCTTGGCTGCCGTCCGGGGCCCGATCTGGTCAACGAAGACTTCTACCCACGTTTTTACTATGAGCGGGAGTACTTCCTGCCCTGCCGTCCGGAAGTCAAGATTGATTTGCATGTTCGCCCGTTCCGGCCGCTGCGCTATGCAGTGACGCTGCCGGATCATGCCATGTGGGATGAGCCGATGCCGGTGAGGTACGGGCGATTGACGGTGCAGATTCCCAACGTCGAGAACATGCTGATCCACCTGGCGGTGCATGCGGCCTGTCACGGCGCGGCAGAGTTAAAATGGCTTTATGACCTCAAGCTGTGGCTGGATCGGTACGGCGACCGCCTGGACATCAGGAGGCTGGTGGACAAGTGTCAGAGATGGAAGATCGGTTGGCCGGTACGCGTCGTCCTCGAGCACGTTGACAGCCTGTTCGGCGAAGGCTCGGTGTATCTGGAACGGACGCTCTCCGCGTTGAAGGGTTGCCGCGCCGGGTGGAGGGACAGGCTTGCCTTGGTTCAGAGTCCGCGCGACGCCGCACACCCGCTGGCCGCCGTCGCAGTGAACGTGCTCTGTACGCCGGGCGTCCGATTCAAGCTTGGCTACCTTCGGGCCGTGCTGCTCCCTGCCCGATCGCACCTGGCCCAACTCTACCACGGCCGCCATCCCGGCTGGCCGCTGGTGGCCCACGCCGTTCGGATCGGCCGTCGCCTGACACGGCGATTCTGCCGCACTCGCCCCGCATCCGTATAA
- a CDS encoding PqqD family protein: MSAGSRKDSPGDQRRWMPIRREGLCCRTFDDEAVLYDPAHHAVHYLNRTAWFIWNCCNGHRDVEDITLEVAAGFEPNAQQDNPLAAIRDDVRATLSRLTENGLIESAP; this comes from the coding sequence ATGTCGGCAGGTTCACGGAAGGACTCCCCGGGCGACCAACGGCGCTGGATGCCTATCCGGCGCGAGGGCCTTTGTTGTCGTACGTTCGATGACGAGGCCGTTCTCTACGATCCTGCACACCATGCGGTCCACTATCTTAATCGTACGGCCTGGTTCATCTGGAATTGCTGCAACGGCCATCGAGACGTTGAAGACATTACTCTGGAAGTTGCGGCGGGGTTCGAGCCGAACGCCCAACAGGACAATCCGTTGGCCGCGATTCGCGACGATGTTCGGGCCACCCTGTCGCGCCTGACCGAGAACGGATTGATCGAGTCGGCCCCATGA
- a CDS encoding hydrolase gives MPSALSQIRPDNALLLVVDLQDRLLPAIHDSTAVVEACRRIIEAAKVLEVPMVVTEQYPEGIGRTCQPLLECLGDAPLYTKIRFSACVESVVEKLASLRRPNVIVIGIEAHVCVMQTTLDLLRLGYTPYLCADAVGSRRPHDRDMAIERVRQAGAIVTTTESVTFELMGQAGTEVFRQILKIVK, from the coding sequence GTGCCCAGTGCTCTCAGCCAGATACGGCCGGACAATGCGCTATTGCTGGTGGTTGACCTGCAAGACCGCCTGCTGCCGGCGATTCATGACAGCACCGCCGTGGTCGAGGCCTGCCGCCGCATCATCGAGGCCGCCAAGGTGCTTGAGGTGCCGATGGTGGTGACGGAGCAGTATCCGGAGGGCATCGGCCGCACTTGCCAACCGCTCCTCGAATGCCTTGGCGATGCGCCGCTTTACACCAAGATACGCTTCAGTGCTTGTGTCGAGTCCGTGGTCGAGAAACTGGCCTCCCTCAGGCGCCCCAACGTGATTGTCATCGGCATCGAAGCCCATGTATGCGTCATGCAGACCACCCTGGACCTCTTGCGACTCGGCTACACCCCCTACCTCTGCGCCGACGCGGTCGGATCGCGGCGGCCCCATGACCGCGACATGGCCATCGAGCGAGTTCGCCAGGCGGGGGCCATTGTCACCACGACCGAAAGCGTCACGTTCGAACTCATGGGCCAAGCCGGCACCGAAGTCTTCAGACAGATCCTCAAGATCGTGAAGTAG
- a CDS encoding alpha-L-fucosidase codes for MTKESPKLKDERIQWWLEARFGMFIHWGTYSLAARHEWVKNYERIPTDAYQKYFDHFDPDLYDPQEWARAAKGAGMRYFVITTKHHEGFCLWDSKFTDYKVTNTPYGKDLIKPMVEAFRAEGLRVGFYYSLLDWHHPDYTVDSCHPMRDNKEEREKNKNRDMKRYVDYVENQLRELLTQFGPIDCLFADFSFPGPDGKGRNDWQSERLLKVIRELQPDCLINDRLDLLDRPDGWDFRTPEQFMPRSWVSMDGMRVPWETCQTFSGSWGYHRDEATWKSPHQLIVMLIETVSKGGNLLLNVGPTARGTFDDRAMECLAAIGDWMWLHSRSIYGCTAAPDNIKKPDNCLLTYNPKTRRLYVHVLVWPMGKLQFDGMSDKVAYAQLLNDASEVRFSTNKGPWMAEQQDAADGITFDLPVRQPNVAVPVIELYLK; via the coding sequence ATGACCAAGGAATCGCCCAAGCTCAAGGACGAGCGGATACAATGGTGGCTTGAGGCCCGGTTTGGCATGTTTATCCATTGGGGCACTTACTCACTGGCCGCCCGCCACGAGTGGGTGAAAAACTACGAGCGAATCCCGACCGACGCGTACCAGAAGTATTTCGACCACTTCGATCCCGACCTCTATGACCCGCAGGAATGGGCCCGGGCGGCCAAGGGCGCGGGCATGCGCTACTTTGTCATCACGACCAAGCACCACGAGGGCTTCTGCCTGTGGGATTCCAAGTTCACCGACTACAAGGTGACCAACACGCCCTATGGCAAGGATTTGATCAAGCCGATGGTCGAGGCCTTCCGGGCCGAGGGGCTGCGAGTCGGTTTTTACTACTCGCTGCTCGATTGGCATCACCCCGACTATACGGTCGACAGTTGCCACCCGATGCGTGACAACAAGGAGGAGCGCGAAAAGAACAAGAATCGGGACATGAAGCGATACGTGGACTACGTCGAGAACCAGTTGCGGGAATTGCTCACCCAGTTCGGGCCGATCGACTGTCTCTTTGCCGACTTTTCCTTCCCCGGTCCTGACGGCAAGGGCCGAAACGACTGGCAATCCGAGCGACTGCTCAAGGTTATCCGAGAGTTGCAGCCCGACTGTCTGATCAACGACCGGCTGGATCTTCTCGACCGTCCTGACGGCTGGGACTTCCGAACACCCGAGCAGTTCATGCCGCGCAGTTGGGTCAGCATGGACGGAATGCGCGTGCCCTGGGAGACCTGTCAGACCTTCAGCGGCTCGTGGGGCTATCACCGCGACGAGGCTACCTGGAAGAGTCCGCACCAGCTCATCGTCATGCTCATCGAGACAGTCAGCAAGGGCGGCAACCTGCTGCTCAACGTCGGCCCCACCGCCCGGGGAACGTTTGATGATCGGGCAATGGAATGCCTGGCCGCCATAGGCGACTGGATGTGGCTTCACAGCCGGTCCATCTACGGCTGCACGGCCGCTCCGGACAATATCAAGAAGCCTGACAACTGCCTGCTGACTTATAACCCTAAAACCAGGCGGCTCTACGTTCACGTGCTTGTCTGGCCGATGGGCAAGCTTCAGTTCGACGGCATGTCCGACAAGGTGGCTTATGCCCAACTGCTCAACGATGCCAGCGAGGTGCGATTCAGCACCAATAAGGGTCCGTGGATGGCCGAACAACAGGACGCGGCTGACGGAATCACCTTCGACCTGCCCGTCCGCCAGCCGAATGTCGCCGTGCCGGTGATCGAGTTGTATCTGAAGTGA
- a CDS encoding beta-N-acetylglucosaminidase domain-containing protein has product MRPTRHLRLLLVLFSMSFMTAGARSETAVPLLGRGDAGGGKAEQKHACRPEITKDFTVDLPAAKRPLPEPLPDGRKPGFAIRGTKGWMWTPQQYLAEIPTLVRAKMNFLMNCYLSMCDIEHHPWGDKRCNRWWEPLPEAKKEAYERIVRECQKAGIDFCFSMNPNLGTERILDYGKAEDIDLLWNHYRWMQGLGVKWFNIALDDISEGIDASGQARVANEFLKRLRAGDPHAQLIVCPTWYWGDGTDARHRPYLETFARELDKDIYLFWTGDAVVINRITRKCAETYKSIVKHRLILWDNYPVNDNNPTMHLGPVFGRDPDLCEVIDGYMSNPLCKQNELNRIPLLTCADFAYNPWAYDPARSIGQAILHFADDPAQQVLVKDLVEAYPGMLYYGKGTGFNAVREQYARIAAAPHSRYVARMYIDYLHSLAGRMEKAFPDRLKAERQTVIDDITWMNRAFAEKYGPEQAE; this is encoded by the coding sequence ATGCGACCGACCCGCCATCTGCGTTTGCTCTTGGTTCTGTTTTCCATGTCATTCATGACCGCCGGTGCTCGATCGGAGACCGCCGTCCCGCTCCTTGGCAGGGGCGATGCCGGCGGTGGTAAGGCCGAGCAGAAGCACGCCTGTCGTCCGGAGATCACCAAGGATTTCACCGTCGACTTGCCGGCCGCGAAGCGCCCGCTGCCCGAGCCGCTGCCCGATGGCCGCAAGCCGGGCTTCGCGATCCGCGGCACCAAAGGCTGGATGTGGACACCGCAGCAGTACTTGGCCGAAATCCCGACGTTGGTCCGCGCCAAAATGAACTTTCTGATGAACTGCTACCTCAGCATGTGTGACATCGAGCATCACCCGTGGGGAGACAAGCGCTGCAACCGTTGGTGGGAGCCGCTGCCGGAAGCGAAGAAAGAAGCATACGAGCGGATCGTCCGCGAGTGCCAGAAGGCCGGCATCGATTTCTGTTTCAGCATGAACCCCAATCTGGGGACCGAGCGCATTCTCGACTACGGCAAGGCCGAGGACATTGACCTCTTGTGGAACCACTATCGTTGGATGCAGGGGCTGGGCGTCAAGTGGTTCAACATCGCCTTGGATGATATTTCCGAGGGCATTGATGCCTCCGGACAGGCGCGGGTGGCCAACGAGTTTCTGAAACGGCTGCGCGCCGGCGACCCGCATGCCCAGTTGATTGTGTGTCCGACCTGGTACTGGGGCGACGGCACAGACGCCAGGCACCGCCCCTATCTGGAGACGTTCGCCCGCGAGCTGGACAAGGATATCTACTTGTTCTGGACCGGTGACGCGGTGGTGATCAACCGCATTACCCGCAAGTGTGCGGAGACCTACAAGAGCATCGTTAAGCACCGCCTGATTCTGTGGGATAATTATCCGGTGAACGACAACAATCCGACCATGCACCTGGGGCCGGTCTTCGGGCGTGATCCGGACCTTTGCGAGGTCATCGACGGCTACATGAGCAACCCGTTGTGCAAGCAGAACGAGCTTAATCGTATCCCCCTGTTGACCTGCGCCGACTTCGCCTACAACCCCTGGGCCTATGATCCCGCGCGCTCGATCGGTCAGGCCATCCTGCATTTCGCCGATGACCCGGCGCAACAGGTCCTGGTCAAGGATCTGGTCGAGGCGTACCCGGGAATGCTCTACTACGGCAAGGGCACGGGCTTCAACGCGGTTCGCGAGCAGTATGCCCGTATCGCCGCCGCCCCGCATTCCCGATATGTCGCGCGCATGTACATCGACTATCTGCACTCGCTGGCCGGCCGGATGGAGAAAGCCTTCCCCGACCGGCTCAAGGCCGAACGGCAGACGGTCATCGATGATATCACCTGGATGAACCGCGCGTTTGCCGAGAAGTACGGGCCGGAGCAAGCCGAATGA
- a CDS encoding neutral/alkaline non-lysosomal ceramidase N-terminal domain-containing protein has product MNVGAAQVDITPEPGCELSGFAARTQPSIGVLDRLYAKCLYVTDGTERLLWINVDLIGLLREFVTEFREWAGGKLGLKASQVMISAIHTHSGPATVEISEAGRYDPAYVRFLRARLEEVAQAAVQNTAACVPVFVEGRCDLAVDRRKKASARTDPRVAAFGWRRDDGSFIGAITNYAMHAVALGPSNRMISADLPGRTAAIVSERLPGRPIVLATNGACGNLNPPYENITSEQLSVWGGQVADAVSGLLPGAAPLTDCTLRLASRVVPIALDVLTVDQIDSIADRYIGHAGSVGEWGDRYTRALEKWRRLRIEEVRSGQCAATADMEIFAVRLGPAVMVGVNAEVFSTFTDLVRQATGRSVYTVGYANGVRGYLPTKAAYDEGGYEVETAHFFYNSFRFKPGGLEHLADEAVQLVRSLFA; this is encoded by the coding sequence ATGAATGTCGGTGCCGCCCAAGTCGACATCACGCCCGAGCCGGGGTGCGAACTGTCCGGTTTCGCGGCCCGCACGCAGCCATCGATCGGCGTGCTCGACCGACTGTACGCCAAGTGTCTGTACGTGACGGATGGCACCGAGCGACTGCTTTGGATCAACGTGGATCTGATCGGCCTACTGCGGGAATTCGTCACCGAGTTCCGCGAGTGGGCGGGTGGAAAGCTGGGTCTGAAAGCTTCTCAGGTGATGATCTCGGCGATCCACACGCATTCCGGGCCGGCAACGGTCGAGATTTCCGAAGCGGGGCGGTACGACCCGGCATACGTGCGATTCCTGCGAGCCAGGCTCGAAGAAGTAGCACAAGCGGCGGTTCAAAACACGGCCGCCTGTGTGCCGGTCTTCGTTGAGGGCCGATGCGACCTGGCCGTCGATCGGCGCAAAAAAGCTTCGGCCCGGACCGATCCTCGCGTGGCGGCGTTCGGCTGGCGGCGCGATGACGGGAGTTTCATCGGTGCAATCACCAACTACGCGATGCACGCCGTGGCACTGGGGCCGAGCAACCGCATGATCAGTGCCGACCTGCCGGGCCGCACGGCCGCGATCGTGTCCGAACGGCTGCCCGGCCGTCCGATCGTGCTGGCCACCAACGGGGCCTGCGGCAACCTCAACCCGCCGTACGAGAACATCACTTCCGAACAACTGTCGGTATGGGGCGGACAGGTGGCCGACGCCGTGTCGGGTTTGTTGCCCGGGGCTGCACCGCTGACCGATTGCACCCTGAGGCTGGCCTCGCGCGTGGTGCCGATCGCATTGGACGTGTTGACTGTTGATCAGATCGACAGCATAGCCGACCGCTACATCGGCCATGCCGGCAGTGTCGGCGAGTGGGGTGACCGCTATACGCGCGCGCTTGAGAAGTGGCGTCGACTGCGAATCGAGGAGGTACGAAGCGGGCAGTGCGCCGCCACCGCGGACATGGAAATCTTCGCTGTGAGACTCGGCCCGGCAGTGATGGTTGGCGTGAACGCGGAGGTTTTCAGTACGTTCACCGACCTCGTCCGCCAGGCCACCGGACGCAGCGTGTACACGGTCGGCTACGCAAACGGCGTGCGCGGGTACCTGCCGACGAAGGCCGCCTACGATGAAGGCGGTTATGAAGTCGAGACTGCTCACTTCTTCTATAATAGCTTCCGCTTCAAGCCCGGTGGTCTGGAACACCTGGCCGATGAAGCTGTTCAACTGGTGCGTTCGTTGTTTGCCTGA